In the Thermoleophilia bacterium genome, AATCTTGTGGCCTTCCGCCACACGCTTCAGGGCCTCTCTGACCTCCTCAGGTCCTACCGGGGTGGCAATCAGGCCGTCGGGGTCGTGATCCAAAAGGTCGCGCAGGTAGTGGGGGCAAAGGTTACCGGTGAGTACCAGAACAGGGCGGGGCCAACGGGCCGCCTGCCACAGGGCAAAACCCCAGGGTGCGTCCATGACCAGGTGGGCCCGTAGGTTGCTGAGGTCTTTCAGCAACGCGCTTCCAAGCAGCTCGAGCGTAGCCACGGCGCTGTACACCCTTTTTGCCTGAACCATACCTCGATGGTATGCACCGCGCCGCTTGGCATGGGTGAGAAGGGGCTAC is a window encoding:
- a CDS encoding response regulator transcription factor → MATLELLGSALLKDLSNLRAHLVMDAPWGFALWQAARWPRPVLVLTGNLCPHYLRDLLDHDPDGLIATPVGPEEVREALKRVAEGHKIRYLPELSPDPLCPREQEILRLVAMGLTNAELQNRFGLQAKTVKNYVSNILDKLDLRSRVEIALYYFGVHPTFYGKSGIGQSPE